A region from the Microcella frigidaquae genome encodes:
- a CDS encoding DUF3043 domain-containing protein produces the protein MAPRDNANTASPGAAPTSAADQATADAIAAAEAIGKGRPTPTRKEREAARKRPLVPNDRKQAAREHREKVNAARERARIGMANGEEKYLPLRDKGPQKKWVRDYVDARISIGEFLIPVMFVVIILTFIPSVEAQTISILALWAFFLVAVLDSTLLGFIVRRKLIQKHGADKVEKVRWYAAMRSLQLRALRLPKPQVKRGQFPD, from the coding sequence GTGGCCCCCCGCGACAACGCCAACACCGCCTCACCGGGCGCCGCGCCGACGAGCGCCGCCGACCAGGCGACCGCCGACGCCATCGCCGCCGCCGAGGCGATCGGGAAGGGGCGCCCCACGCCGACCCGCAAGGAGCGCGAGGCTGCGCGCAAGCGCCCCCTCGTGCCGAACGACCGCAAGCAGGCCGCCCGCGAGCACCGCGAGAAGGTCAACGCCGCGCGCGAGCGCGCGCGGATCGGCATGGCCAACGGCGAGGAGAAGTACCTGCCGCTGCGCGACAAGGGTCCGCAGAAGAAGTGGGTGCGCGATTACGTCGACGCGCGCATCAGCATCGGGGAGTTCCTGATCCCGGTGATGTTCGTCGTGATCATCCTGACGTTCATCCCCTCCGTCGAGGCGCAGACCATCTCGATCCTCGCGCTCTGGGCCTTCTTCCTCGTCGCCGTGCTCGACTCGACGCTGCTGGGCTTCATCGTCCGCCGCAAGCTCATCCAGAAGCACGGGGCCGACAAGGTCGAGAAGGTGCGCTGGTACGCGGCGATGCGCTCGCTCCAGCTGCGCGCCCTGCGCCTGCCGAAGCCGCAGGTCAAGCGCGGGCAGTTCCCGGACTAG
- a CDS encoding quinone-dependent dihydroorotate dehydrogenase, with the protein MYELLFRTVLRRMDPERAHHLAVAVIRAIPALGLTGLVRRFTRPDPALTVDALGLRFESPFGMAAGFDKDARSIRGLWALGFGHVEIGTVTAIAQDGNPRPRLFRLVDDRAVINRMGFNNGGAAAAAERVARQRQHRHRPIIGANIGKSRVVAVEDAVADYRVSARLLAPVADYLAVNVSSPNTPGLRGLQDEALLRPLLVAVLEEADGTPVLVKIAPDLDDEAIDAVCALAVELGLAGIIATNTTIGRDGLVTAPAVVAAAGAGGLSGAPLAERSLAVLRRVRAAVPADLCVIAVGGIDTAEDAAARLEAGATLVQGYTAFLYRGPAWARQVTRGLAAIDRRGAASH; encoded by the coding sequence GTGTACGAGCTGCTCTTCCGCACGGTGCTGCGGCGCATGGACCCGGAGCGGGCGCACCACCTCGCGGTCGCCGTGATCCGGGCGATCCCCGCCCTCGGGCTCACCGGTCTCGTGCGCCGGTTCACCCGGCCCGATCCCGCTCTCACCGTCGACGCCCTCGGGCTGCGGTTCGAGTCGCCGTTCGGGATGGCCGCCGGGTTCGACAAGGATGCGCGCAGCATCCGGGGCCTCTGGGCTCTCGGCTTCGGCCACGTCGAGATCGGCACCGTCACCGCGATCGCGCAGGACGGCAATCCGAGGCCGCGCCTGTTCCGCCTCGTCGATGACCGCGCGGTCATCAACCGCATGGGCTTCAACAACGGGGGAGCGGCCGCCGCGGCCGAGCGGGTCGCGCGCCAGCGCCAGCACCGCCATCGCCCGATCATCGGGGCGAACATCGGCAAGAGCCGCGTCGTCGCGGTCGAGGATGCGGTGGCCGACTACCGCGTCTCCGCCCGGCTGCTCGCACCCGTCGCCGACTACCTTGCCGTGAACGTCAGCTCGCCCAACACCCCCGGCCTGCGCGGCCTGCAGGACGAGGCCCTGCTGCGGCCCCTCCTCGTTGCGGTGCTGGAGGAGGCCGACGGCACGCCGGTACTCGTGAAGATCGCGCCCGACCTCGACGACGAGGCGATCGACGCCGTCTGCGCGCTCGCGGTCGAGCTCGGGCTCGCCGGCATCATCGCGACGAACACGACGATCGGCCGCGACGGGCTGGTCACCGCCCCGGCCGTCGTCGCGGCGGCCGGGGCCGGGGGGCTCAGCGGCGCCCCGCTCGCCGAGCGCTCCCTCGCCGTGCTGCGCCGCGTGCGTGCCGCCGTTCCCGCCGACCTCTGCGTGATCGCCGTCGGCGGCATCGACACGGCGGAGGACGCCGCGGCACGCCTGGAGGCCGGCGCGACGCTCGTGCAGGGCTACACGGCGTTCCTCTACCGCGGCCCCGCCTGGGCGCGCCAGGTGACGCGCGGTCTGGCCGCGATCGATCGCCGCGGTGCCGCGTCGCACTGA
- the nrdR gene encoding transcriptional regulator NrdR has translation MHCPFCRYPDSRVIDSRTSDDGLAIRRRRQCPECGRRFSTTETASLMVIKRSGVVEPFSREKIVAGVRKACQGRPVTDADLAQLAQRVEENLRATGASQLDANDIGLAILPELRELDEVAYLRFASVYQAFENLDDFEVAIAQLRRDHAGAAAGAGELAEGPAGASAAAE, from the coding sequence ATGCACTGCCCCTTCTGCCGGTACCCCGACAGCCGCGTGATCGACTCGCGGACGAGCGACGACGGCCTCGCGATCCGCCGCCGCCGGCAGTGCCCCGAGTGCGGTCGCCGCTTCAGCACGACCGAGACGGCGAGCCTCATGGTGATCAAGCGCAGCGGCGTCGTCGAGCCGTTCTCGCGCGAGAAGATCGTCGCCGGGGTGCGCAAAGCCTGCCAGGGCCGCCCCGTGACCGATGCCGACCTCGCGCAGCTCGCCCAGCGCGTCGAGGAGAACCTGCGCGCGACCGGCGCCTCGCAGCTCGACGCGAACGACATCGGCCTCGCGATCCTGCCCGAGCTGCGCGAGCTCGACGAGGTCGCCTACCTGCGTTTCGCGAGCGTCTACCAGGCCTTCGAGAACCTCGACGACTTCGAGGTGGCCATCGCCCAGCTGCGCCGCGATCACGCCGGCGCGGCCGCGGGTGCGGGCGAGCTCGCCGAGGGCCCCGCCGGGGCGTCCGCAGCCGCGGAGTGA
- the hisD gene encoding histidinol dehydrogenase — MMRTLDLRGRSLTTAELLAVVPRAASDVGSAVDAVDALIAEVRQRGTAALLDQAERFDRVRPTSIRVPAAQLRAAEEALEPAVRAALEEAIDRVRRTTAAQVPDERVTEVAPGARIRQRWQPVDRVGLYVPGGKAVYPSSVVMNVVAAQVAGVRSIALVSPPQAAHGGSVHPTILGAASLLGVDEVYAMGGAGAVGALAYGVADLGLEPVQVITGPGNLYVATAKRAVKGVVGIDSEAGPTEILVIADRTARADYVVADLISQAEHDELAGSVLVTDAPELAAAVAAALPAAVAATRHRERVEAALGGPQSAIVLVDDLEQAARFSDVYGPEHLEVQVADPQALIPRLSSAGAIFVGDHTPVSLGDYLAGSNHVLPTGGQARFAAGLGAYTFLRPQQIIEYDRDALAQVAAHVGALSDAEQLPAHGDAVRARFL, encoded by the coding sequence ATGATGCGTACCCTCGATCTCCGCGGCCGCTCCCTGACCACTGCCGAGCTGCTCGCCGTCGTGCCGCGCGCCGCGAGCGACGTCGGCTCCGCCGTCGACGCCGTCGATGCGCTGATCGCCGAGGTGCGGCAGCGCGGCACCGCCGCCCTGCTCGACCAGGCGGAGCGCTTCGACCGGGTGCGCCCGACGAGCATCCGCGTGCCCGCCGCGCAGCTCCGCGCGGCGGAGGAGGCGCTCGAGCCGGCCGTGCGGGCCGCGCTCGAGGAAGCCATCGACCGGGTGCGCCGCACCACTGCCGCGCAGGTGCCCGACGAGCGCGTCACCGAGGTGGCGCCCGGGGCCCGCATCCGCCAGCGCTGGCAGCCGGTCGACCGGGTCGGCCTCTACGTGCCCGGCGGCAAGGCCGTCTACCCCTCGAGCGTCGTCATGAACGTCGTCGCCGCCCAGGTTGCGGGCGTGCGCTCGATCGCCCTCGTCTCGCCGCCGCAGGCGGCGCACGGCGGCTCGGTGCACCCGACCATCCTCGGCGCGGCGAGCCTGCTCGGTGTCGACGAGGTGTACGCGATGGGCGGCGCGGGAGCGGTCGGTGCCCTCGCCTACGGCGTCGCCGACCTCGGCCTCGAGCCCGTGCAGGTCATCACCGGACCGGGCAACCTCTACGTCGCCACCGCGAAGCGGGCCGTGAAGGGCGTCGTCGGCATCGACAGCGAGGCCGGGCCCACCGAGATCCTCGTCATCGCCGACCGCACCGCGCGCGCCGACTACGTCGTGGCCGACCTCATCAGCCAGGCCGAGCACGACGAGCTGGCCGGCAGCGTGCTCGTCACCGACGCGCCCGAGCTGGCCGCCGCGGTCGCGGCGGCGCTGCCTGCGGCCGTCGCCGCGACCCGGCACCGTGAGCGCGTCGAGGCGGCCCTGGGGGGCCCGCAGTCGGCGATCGTGCTCGTCGACGACCTCGAGCAGGCGGCCCGGTTCAGCGACGTCTACGGCCCGGAGCACCTCGAGGTTCAGGTCGCCGACCCGCAGGCCCTGATCCCGCGGCTGAGCAGTGCGGGCGCGATCTTCGTCGGCGACCACACGCCCGTGAGCCTCGGCGACTACCTCGCGGGCTCGAACCACGTTCTTCCCACCGGCGGGCAGGCGCGCTTCGCGGCGGGGCTCGGCGCGTACACGTTCCTGCGGCCGCAGCAGATCATCGAGTACGACCGGGATGCTCTCGCCCAGGTGGCCGCCCACGTCGGCGCCCTCAGCGATGCCGAGCAGCTGCCGGCGCACGGCGACGCCGTGCGCGCCCGGTTCCTCTAG
- a CDS encoding flavin reductase family protein: MTTAPDATGFDAFAQAFRRHAAGVAVITALTPDGRPVGFTATSLASLAATPPMATFNMARTASSWPAIEGTDRVAIHMLGLDDLAVAKIMAGDNAKRFDGDHWEPGPFGLPLLKGVTAWMVGTIVARTSVADNAMIAVRIEEGALGDPDEPLLYHERAFRALGEHL, translated from the coding sequence ATGACCACCGCTCCCGACGCCACCGGTTTCGACGCCTTCGCCCAGGCCTTCCGCCGCCATGCCGCGGGGGTCGCGGTGATCACTGCGCTCACGCCCGACGGTCGGCCGGTCGGCTTCACGGCGACCTCGCTCGCCTCGCTCGCGGCGACTCCGCCGATGGCGACGTTCAACATGGCGCGCACGGCCAGCTCGTGGCCGGCGATCGAGGGCACCGACCGTGTCGCCATCCACATGCTCGGTCTGGACGACCTCGCGGTCGCGAAGATCATGGCCGGCGACAACGCGAAGCGCTTCGACGGCGACCACTGGGAGCCGGGGCCCTTCGGCCTGCCCCTCCTGAAGGGCGTCACCGCCTGGATGGTGGGCACGATCGTCGCGCGCACGTCGGTCGCGGACAACGCGATGATCGCGGTGCGGATCGAGGAGGGCGCCCTCGGCGACCCCGACGAGCCGCTGCTCTACCACGAGCGGGCCTTCCGCGCTCTGGGCGAGCACCTCTAG
- the dnaE gene encoding DNA polymerase III subunit alpha encodes MLDGAARVKPLISEAIAQGMPAIAVTDHGSMFGAFDFWKTATEAGIKPIIGIEAYLTPGTHRTDKTRVKWGVGGEDDVSGSGAYTHLTMLAASTEGMHNLFRLSSLASIEGYYFKPRMDRELLSRYATGIIATTGCVSGEVQTRLRLGDYEKAREAAAEFRDIFGAENYFVEIMDHGLPIERRTMTELIRLAKDLGLPLVATNDLHYTHAADAGSHAALLCVQSGSTLDDPNRFKFDSDEFYLKTPAQMRELFRDYPEACDNTLLIAERADVAFNTNANYMPRYPVPEGETEDSWFIKEVERGLAARYPGGVPDAVRERAEYEIGVITQMGFSGYFLVVADFINWSKNNGIRVGPGRGSGAGSMAAYAMRITDLDPLEHGLIFERFLNPDRVSMPDFDVDFDDRRRGEVIRYVTEKYGDERVAQIVTYGTIKAKQALKDSSRVLGFPFGMGEKLTKAMPPAVMGKDMPLSGILDPTDKRYKEAADFRAIIEVDAEARRVFDTALGLENLKRQWGVHAAGVIMSSEPLIDIIPIMKREQDGQIVTQFDYPASEALGLVKMDFLGLRNLTIIDDALDNIESNRGVRLVLEDLTLDDPAAYELMARGDTLGVFQLDGGPMRSLLRMMKPDNFEDISAVLALYRPGPMGADSHTNYALRKNGRQEITPIHPELAEPLKEVLGGTYGLIVYQEQVMEIAQKLAGYTLAQADLLRRAMGKKKKEELDKQLENFTAGMVANGYSVDAVNTLWEILVPFSDYAFNKAHSAAYGVVSYWTAYLKAHYPAEYMAALLTSVGDSKDKMAVYLNECRRMGITVLPPDVNESIGFFAAVGDDIRFGLGAVRNVGFSVVEHIRAAREEKGRFTGFHDFLKKVPAPVVNKRTIESLIKAGAFDSLGATRRALMEIHESAVEAAVKEKRAEEVGDIGFDFDSLFDEPEQSTDHIPDRPEWTKKDKLAFEREMLGLYVSDHPLAGLERALAQHAGTSIAELNDNPPADGEQVTVAGLITSVQHRVARQSGNPYGMITLEDFGGELTIMFLGKTYLEFGSKLAADSIVVVRGRVNHRDDGITLQAMTLQQPDFGVTTETGPLTLTVREQRATVEVVSELDAVLARHRGSTEVRLRLVRDDTARLFELPHRVEPSAGFFGEVKSLLGPRALT; translated from the coding sequence ATGCTGGACGGCGCCGCGCGGGTGAAACCCCTGATCAGCGAGGCGATCGCGCAAGGAATGCCCGCGATCGCGGTCACTGACCACGGCAGCATGTTCGGGGCCTTCGACTTCTGGAAGACCGCCACCGAGGCCGGCATAAAGCCCATCATCGGCATCGAGGCTTATCTCACCCCGGGAACCCACCGCACCGACAAGACCCGCGTGAAGTGGGGGGTCGGCGGCGAGGACGACGTCTCGGGATCGGGCGCGTACACGCACCTCACGATGCTCGCCGCGAGCACCGAGGGCATGCACAACCTGTTCCGGCTGTCGTCGCTCGCTTCGATCGAGGGCTACTACTTCAAGCCGCGGATGGACCGCGAGCTGCTCTCGCGCTACGCGACCGGCATCATCGCCACGACTGGCTGCGTGAGCGGCGAGGTGCAGACCCGGCTGCGGCTCGGCGACTACGAAAAGGCGCGCGAGGCCGCTGCCGAGTTCCGCGACATCTTCGGTGCCGAGAACTACTTCGTCGAGATCATGGATCACGGGCTGCCGATCGAGCGCCGCACGATGACCGAGCTGATCCGCCTCGCCAAGGACCTCGGGCTGCCCCTTGTCGCGACCAACGACCTGCACTACACGCACGCCGCCGACGCGGGCTCCCACGCGGCCCTGTTGTGCGTGCAGTCGGGGTCGACCCTCGACGACCCAAACCGCTTCAAGTTCGACTCGGACGAGTTCTACCTGAAGACCCCGGCCCAGATGCGCGAGCTGTTCCGCGACTATCCGGAGGCCTGCGACAACACCCTCCTCATCGCGGAGCGGGCCGACGTCGCCTTCAACACGAACGCCAACTACATGCCGCGGTACCCCGTGCCCGAGGGGGAGACCGAGGACAGCTGGTTCATCAAGGAGGTCGAGCGCGGCCTCGCGGCGCGGTATCCGGGCGGGGTGCCGGATGCGGTGCGCGAGCGCGCCGAGTACGAGATCGGCGTCATCACGCAGATGGGCTTCTCGGGGTACTTCCTCGTCGTCGCCGACTTCATCAACTGGTCGAAGAACAACGGCATCCGCGTCGGTCCGGGTCGCGGATCGGGCGCCGGGTCGATGGCGGCCTACGCGATGCGCATCACCGACCTCGACCCGCTCGAGCACGGCCTCATCTTCGAGCGCTTCCTCAACCCCGACCGCGTCTCGATGCCCGACTTCGACGTCGACTTCGACGACCGCCGCCGCGGCGAGGTGATCCGCTACGTCACCGAGAAGTACGGCGACGAGCGGGTGGCCCAGATCGTCACCTACGGAACGATCAAGGCGAAGCAGGCGCTCAAGGACAGCTCGCGCGTGCTCGGCTTCCCGTTCGGGATGGGGGAGAAGCTCACCAAGGCGATGCCGCCGGCCGTGATGGGCAAGGACATGCCGCTCTCGGGCATCCTCGACCCCACCGACAAGCGCTACAAGGAGGCCGCGGACTTCCGCGCCATCATCGAGGTCGACGCCGAGGCGCGTCGGGTGTTCGACACAGCCCTCGGTCTGGAGAACCTCAAGCGCCAGTGGGGCGTGCACGCGGCCGGCGTGATCATGTCGAGCGAGCCGCTCATCGACATCATCCCGATCATGAAGCGCGAGCAGGACGGCCAGATCGTCACGCAGTTCGACTATCCGGCCTCCGAGGCCCTCGGCCTCGTCAAGATGGACTTCCTCGGCCTGCGCAACCTCACGATCATCGATGACGCGCTCGACAACATCGAGTCCAACCGCGGTGTCCGGCTCGTGCTCGAAGACCTGACGCTCGACGACCCGGCCGCCTACGAGCTCATGGCGCGCGGCGACACCCTCGGGGTCTTCCAGCTCGACGGCGGGCCGATGCGCTCGCTGCTGCGCATGATGAAGCCCGACAACTTCGAGGACATCTCGGCGGTGCTCGCGCTCTACCGCCCCGGCCCGATGGGTGCCGATTCGCACACGAACTACGCGCTGCGCAAGAACGGCCGTCAGGAGATCACGCCCATCCACCCCGAGCTTGCCGAGCCGCTCAAGGAGGTTCTGGGCGGCACCTACGGCCTGATCGTGTATCAGGAGCAGGTGATGGAGATCGCCCAGAAGCTCGCGGGCTATACGCTCGCCCAAGCCGACCTGCTGCGCCGCGCCATGGGCAAGAAGAAGAAGGAGGAGCTGGACAAGCAGCTCGAGAACTTCACCGCGGGCATGGTCGCGAACGGCTACTCGGTCGACGCGGTGAACACCCTCTGGGAGATCCTCGTCCCGTTCTCCGACTACGCCTTCAACAAGGCGCACTCCGCCGCCTACGGCGTCGTCTCGTACTGGACGGCGTACCTGAAGGCGCACTACCCGGCCGAGTACATGGCCGCGCTGCTGACGAGCGTCGGCGACTCGAAGGACAAGATGGCGGTCTACCTCAACGAATGCCGCCGGATGGGTATCACGGTGCTGCCGCCCGATGTCAACGAGTCGATCGGCTTCTTCGCCGCCGTCGGCGACGACATCCGCTTCGGCCTGGGCGCCGTGCGCAACGTCGGGTTCTCGGTCGTCGAGCACATCCGGGCCGCTCGCGAAGAGAAGGGCCGCTTCACCGGATTCCACGACTTCCTGAAGAAGGTGCCGGCGCCGGTCGTGAACAAGCGCACCATCGAGTCGCTCATCAAGGCGGGGGCCTTCGACTCGCTCGGGGCGACGCGCCGCGCACTCATGGAGATCCACGAGAGCGCCGTCGAGGCCGCGGTGAAGGAGAAGCGTGCCGAGGAGGTCGGCGACATCGGCTTCGACTTCGACAGCCTGTTCGACGAGCCCGAGCAGAGCACCGATCACATCCCCGACCGTCCGGAGTGGACGAAGAAGGACAAGCTCGCCTTCGAGCGCGAGATGCTCGGCCTCTACGTCTCCGACCACCCGCTGGCGGGCCTCGAGCGCGCCCTCGCGCAGCACGCCGGCACGAGCATCGCCGAGCTCAACGACAATCCGCCGGCCGACGGCGAGCAGGTCACCGTGGCCGGTCTCATCACGAGCGTGCAGCACCGGGTGGCACGCCAGTCGGGCAACCCCTACGGCATGATCACGCTCGAGGACTTCGGCGGCGAGCTCACGATCATGTTCCTCGGCAAGACCTACCTCGAGTTCGGGTCGAAGCTGGCCGCCGACAGCATCGTCGTCGTGCGCGGACGGGTCAACCACCGCGACGACGGCATCACGCTGCAGGCGATGACCCTGCAGCAGCCCGACTTCGGTGTGACGACCGAGACCGGACCGCTGACGCTGACGGTGCGCGAGCAGAGAGCGACGGTCGAGGTCGTCAGCGAACTGGATGCGGTGCTCGCGCGGCACCGCGGCTCGACCGAGGTCCGGCTCCGGCTGGTGCGCGATGACACCGCTCGCCTCTTCGAGCTGCCGCACCGCGTCGAGCCCTCGGCCGGGTTCTTCGGCGAGGTGAAGAGTCTGCTCGGCCCGCGCGCACTCACGTAG
- a CDS encoding RluA family pseudouridine synthase: MTESRSFPVPPGRAGERVDVALAALLGFSRSQAAEIADAGGVTVDGRTVGKSDRVAAEAWLEVTWEPRRPISIEPIPVADLRIIHDDDDLVVVDKPVGVAAHPSLGWEGPTVIGALAAAGFRIATSGPPERAGIVHRLDAGTSGLMVVAKSEHAYRELKRQFHDREVQKIYHAVVQGHPDPLSGTIDAPIGRHPGSAWKFAVVADGKPSVTHYDTLEAFPAASLLEIHLETGRTHQIRVHMAAQRHPCVGDAMYGADPRLSARLGLERQWLHAMRLAFRHPSTGEWGAHESVYPADLQHALDVLRAA; the protein is encoded by the coding sequence GTGACCGAGTCGCGCTCCTTTCCTGTTCCTCCTGGCCGTGCGGGCGAGCGCGTCGACGTCGCGCTCGCCGCGCTGCTCGGCTTCTCGCGCTCGCAGGCGGCCGAGATCGCCGATGCCGGGGGTGTGACGGTCGACGGGCGGACGGTCGGCAAGTCCGACCGCGTCGCCGCGGAGGCGTGGCTCGAGGTCACCTGGGAGCCTCGTCGCCCGATCAGCATCGAGCCGATCCCGGTCGCCGACCTCCGCATCATCCACGACGATGACGACCTCGTCGTCGTGGACAAGCCCGTCGGCGTCGCCGCCCATCCGTCGCTCGGCTGGGAGGGCCCGACGGTCATCGGAGCCCTGGCGGCGGCCGGCTTCCGCATCGCGACCTCCGGTCCACCGGAGCGGGCCGGGATCGTGCACCGGCTCGACGCCGGCACGAGCGGTCTCATGGTCGTGGCGAAGTCCGAGCACGCCTATCGTGAGCTCAAGCGGCAGTTCCACGACCGCGAGGTGCAGAAGATCTATCACGCGGTGGTGCAGGGGCACCCCGACCCGCTCTCCGGCACGATCGACGCACCCATCGGCCGGCATCCCGGCAGTGCCTGGAAATTCGCCGTCGTCGCCGATGGCAAGCCCTCCGTGACGCACTACGACACCCTGGAGGCGTTCCCTGCCGCCTCCCTGCTCGAGATCCACCTCGAGACCGGTCGCACGCATCAGATCCGCGTCCACATGGCCGCGCAGCGGCACCCCTGCGTGGGCGATGCGATGTACGGCGCCGATCCGCGCCTGAGCGCGCGTCTCGGCCTCGAGCGGCAGTGGCTGCACGCCATGCGGCTCGCCTTCCGACATCCGTCGACCGGCGAATGGGGCGCGCACGAATCGGTGTACCCGGCCGATCTGCAGCACGCGCTCGACGTGCTCCGCGCGGCCTGA
- a CDS encoding DivIVA domain-containing protein — translation MALTPEDVVNKRFQSTKFREGYDQDEVDDFLDEIVVELRRLNQENDELRQRLVAADARMAELQRGAAAAPAAPVEPAPAFAAAAPAPVVPAPMPEPAVAPMMAGGAEPSTDTNNLLQLARRLHEEHVREGQAKKEALIAEGQAEAARIVAEATTAQQGQLQALEQERVALQQRVDELRTFEREYRQQLRTYIQGQLAELDGSAQPAAPAPAEAPSWGSPAVGSAPSQPVAAEPAVTASAPAGAEPYPGSAPSFPGAAPAYPAQSAPAPTSYPAPQTPPPGQFPGYGS, via the coding sequence ATGGCCCTCACGCCCGAAGATGTCGTCAACAAGCGCTTCCAGTCGACCAAGTTCCGCGAGGGCTACGACCAGGACGAGGTCGACGACTTCCTCGACGAGATCGTGGTCGAGCTCCGGCGTCTCAACCAGGAGAACGACGAGCTGCGCCAGCGCCTCGTGGCTGCGGACGCTCGCATGGCCGAGCTGCAGCGCGGTGCCGCCGCGGCCCCCGCGGCCCCGGTCGAGCCCGCTCCGGCTTTCGCCGCGGCCGCGCCGGCCCCAGTCGTCCCGGCACCCATGCCCGAGCCAGCCGTCGCGCCGATGATGGCGGGCGGTGCCGAGCCGAGCACCGACACGAACAATCTCCTACAGCTCGCCCGCCGCCTCCACGAGGAGCACGTGCGCGAGGGCCAGGCCAAGAAGGAGGCCCTCATCGCCGAGGGCCAGGCCGAGGCCGCGCGCATCGTCGCCGAGGCGACCACCGCGCAGCAGGGGCAGCTCCAGGCTCTCGAGCAGGAGCGTGTCGCGCTGCAGCAGCGGGTCGACGAGCTCCGCACCTTCGAGCGCGAGTACCGCCAGCAGCTGCGCACCTACATCCAGGGCCAACTCGCCGAGCTCGACGGCTCAGCGCAGCCCGCCGCGCCCGCGCCCGCCGAGGCCCCCTCGTGGGGCTCGCCGGCGGTCGGCTCGGCCCCGAGCCAGCCCGTGGCGGCGGAGCCCGCGGTCACGGCGTCGGCTCCGGCCGGTGCGGAGCCGTACCCCGGCTCGGCCCCGTCGTTCCCCGGTGCTGCGCCCGCCTACCCGGCGCAGTCGGCGCCCGCGCCGACGAGCTACCCCGCTCCGCAGACCCCGCCTCCCGGGCAGTTCCCGGGCTACGGCTCCTGA
- a CDS encoding YggT family protein, whose amino-acid sequence MPLVFSVILTVIYIALLIVFIAMWVRFVFDWVQVLNPAFRPRGPVVLLAEASYTITDPPIKAVRRVIPPLQLGAVRLDLAWTIVLIVLLILMSLTSGR is encoded by the coding sequence GTGCCGCTCGTGTTCTCCGTCATCCTGACGGTCATCTACATCGCCCTGCTGATCGTGTTCATCGCGATGTGGGTGCGGTTCGTCTTCGACTGGGTTCAGGTGCTGAACCCGGCGTTCCGGCCCCGCGGGCCGGTCGTGCTGCTCGCGGAGGCGAGCTACACGATCACCGATCCGCCGATCAAGGCCGTCCGCCGTGTCATCCCACCGCTACAGCTCGGCGCCGTGCGGCTGGACCTCGCCTGGACCATCGTGCTCATCGTGTTGCTCATCCTGATGTCGCTCACGAGCGGCCGCTGA
- a CDS encoding cell division protein SepF, giving the protein MSNPLRKTMVYLGLADEEVEYEQTPHATAPAPTAAAPQRAAVTPLRRAAARPAPVGELNEILTVHPRAYRDATQIAEAFREGIPVIMNVSQMSESEARRLVDFASGLTAGLHGRIERVTVKVFLLSPAHVATTGDAAELEPDVDAGFLPRD; this is encoded by the coding sequence ATGAGCAATCCGCTCCGCAAGACCATGGTGTACCTCGGCCTCGCCGACGAAGAGGTCGAGTACGAGCAGACGCCGCACGCGACCGCTCCCGCTCCGACCGCCGCCGCGCCTCAGCGTGCCGCCGTGACCCCGCTGCGCCGTGCCGCCGCGCGTCCCGCGCCGGTCGGCGAGCTCAACGAGATCCTCACCGTCCACCCGCGCGCCTACCGCGACGCGACGCAGATCGCCGAGGCGTTCCGCGAGGGCATCCCGGTGATCATGAACGTCTCGCAGATGAGCGAGAGCGAGGCACGCCGCCTGGTCGACTTCGCCTCCGGACTGACCGCGGGGCTCCACGGCCGCATCGAGCGCGTCACCGTCAAGGTCTTCCTGCTCTCGCCCGCGCACGTCGCCACGACCGGTGACGCCGCCGAGCTCGAGCCCGACGTCGACGCCGGCTTCCTCCCGCGCGACTGA
- a CDS encoding YggS family pyridoxal phosphate-dependent enzyme: MAPDAQLADRLARVESGIVDACRAAGRDRSEVTLIVVTKFHPADLIRDLAELGVRDVGENRHQDAAPKAAELADLPLTWHFVGQLQSNKARAVAQYARVIHSVDRPSLVTALARTDVPLDVFLEVNLTDDPGRGGVAPEQLLPLAETVLEHPSLTLRGVMSVAPLGEEPRAAFARLRGHAERVRTVAPEATQLSAGMSGDYAEAIAEGATHLRIGTAITGERPPRP; the protein is encoded by the coding sequence GTGGCTCCGGATGCTCAGCTCGCCGACCGGCTCGCCCGGGTCGAGTCGGGAATCGTCGACGCGTGCCGCGCCGCGGGCCGCGACCGCTCCGAGGTCACCCTCATCGTCGTGACGAAGTTCCACCCGGCCGACCTGATCCGCGACCTCGCGGAGCTCGGGGTGCGCGACGTCGGCGAGAACCGTCACCAGGATGCCGCGCCGAAGGCGGCCGAACTCGCCGACCTGCCCCTGACCTGGCACTTCGTCGGCCAGCTGCAGTCGAACAAGGCGCGGGCCGTCGCCCAGTACGCGCGGGTCATCCACTCCGTCGACCGCCCGTCGCTCGTCACGGCGCTGGCCCGCACCGACGTGCCCCTCGACGTGTTCCTCGAGGTCAACCTCACCGATGATCCCGGCCGGGGCGGCGTCGCGCCCGAGCAGCTGCTGCCGCTCGCCGAGACGGTGCTCGAGCATCCGTCGCTGACGCTTCGCGGCGTCATGTCGGTCGCCCCGCTGGGGGAGGAGCCCCGTGCCGCCTTCGCCCGGCTCCGCGGGCACGCCGAGCGCGTGCGCACGGTCGCACCGGAGGCGACCCAGCTCTCGGCGGGGATGTCGGGCGACTACGCGGAGGCCATCGCCGAGGGCGCGACACACCTCCGCATCGGTACGGCAATCACGGGTGAACGCCCTCCGCGGCCTTAA